The following proteins come from a genomic window of Corynebacterium falsenii:
- a CDS encoding YhjD/YihY/BrkB family envelope integrity protein, which produces MATTDPDKDKLDYYGVERSRKDEPGFIDKYREKFPWFDHIMRMQERYTEGGGNQFAAGITYFSVMTIFPLLMLTFAITAMVLAGNQELLDRTLKRASELGDGQMGDLVQTIIEQAIAQRASVFSIGLLLALWTGLSWVHHLRMGMSSMWKVPGTANNFVMGKLKDLVGLIGIIIALLLAFFITAVGSSGFTEDFLRTVGLGGLPGLRFLIFAVALVIALIANYLVFAWMLAYLPRTKTHRKSVFKAALIGAIAFEIFKQFATVFFSNALSNPAGAVFGPIIGLMVLMYFTWRIMLYCSAWAATTYESMAQQAPDAPPAAVIRVRQEVRTGASDAGKAGLLGTGAAIGVVVGGAITSLFKR; this is translated from the coding sequence GTGGCCACCACTGACCCAGACAAAGACAAGCTGGACTACTACGGAGTGGAACGCTCCCGCAAAGACGAACCAGGCTTCATCGACAAGTATCGCGAGAAGTTTCCCTGGTTCGACCACATCATGCGGATGCAGGAGCGCTACACGGAAGGTGGCGGAAACCAATTCGCCGCCGGCATCACTTACTTCTCCGTGATGACCATCTTCCCGCTGCTCATGCTGACCTTCGCCATCACCGCGATGGTCCTGGCCGGAAACCAAGAACTGCTGGACCGCACCCTCAAGCGAGCGTCCGAGCTGGGCGATGGGCAAATGGGCGACCTGGTGCAGACCATCATCGAACAGGCCATCGCACAGCGCGCCTCCGTGTTCTCCATCGGTCTGCTGTTGGCACTGTGGACCGGGTTGAGCTGGGTCCATCACCTGCGCATGGGCATGTCCTCGATGTGGAAGGTGCCCGGTACGGCGAACAACTTCGTGATGGGCAAGCTCAAGGACCTCGTGGGACTCATCGGCATCATCATTGCACTGCTGCTGGCCTTCTTCATCACCGCCGTGGGTAGCTCCGGATTCACCGAAGACTTCCTGCGCACCGTCGGGCTCGGCGGGCTCCCCGGCCTGCGCTTCCTCATCTTCGCAGTGGCTCTGGTCATTGCGCTGATCGCAAACTACTTGGTGTTCGCCTGGATGCTGGCATACCTGCCGCGCACCAAAACCCACCGCAAGTCGGTGTTCAAGGCTGCGCTGATCGGCGCGATCGCCTTCGAGATCTTCAAGCAATTCGCCACGGTGTTCTTCTCCAACGCGCTTTCCAACCCTGCGGGTGCGGTCTTCGGCCCGATCATCGGCCTGATGGTGCTCATGTACTTCACCTGGCGCATCATGCTGTACTGCTCCGCATGGGCGGCAACCACGTACGAGTCCATGGCACAGCAGGCTCCGGACGCTCCCCCCGCAGCAGTCATTCGCGTGCGTCAGGAAGTGCGCACTGGGGCGTCGGATGCAGGAAAGGCCGGCCTGCTGGGGACCGGTGCGGCCATTGGTGTGGTCGTGGGCGGCGCGATCACCTCGTTGTTCAAGCGCTAA